One region of Parambassis ranga chromosome 12, fParRan2.1, whole genome shotgun sequence genomic DNA includes:
- the rxfp3 gene encoding relaxin-3 receptor 1, with product MSGEYTDTICESSAGTVSAALINLSCVFNSTNRSQGDFLHLSGKTDFVGDGAAVVRITISVIYSLVCALGLVGNLLVLYLMKSKHVWKKSSINLFVTSLAVTDFQFVLTLPFWAVENALDFTWLFGKAMCKIVSYVTAMNMYASVFFLTAMSVARYWSLASALKGRRRRTHCCSARCITVFIWVAAVSAALPHAVFSTTVTVSNEDLCLVKFPESNGSTQFWLGLYHSQKVLLGFVVPLAIISACYLLLLRFITSKNINTSSAKRRAKVTKSVTIVVLSFFLCWLPNQALTAWGILIKFNIVHFSYEYYTMQVYVFPVSVCLAHSNSCLNPILYCLMRREFRKALKKLFWRMASPTLTTIRPITASTKPELDEQGQVLVPISAPEEPAVVFYPPGAAIYNDRRDLPQNSA from the coding sequence ATGTCTGGAGAATATACCGACACTATCTGCGAGAGCTCCGCGGGGACCGTCTCTGCTGCACTCATAAACTTGAGCTGCGTCTTCAACTCGACCAACCGCTCGCAGGGGGACTTCTTGCACCTGTCGGGGAAGACGGACTTTGTGGGAGATGGCGCAGCCGTGGTGAGGATTACCATCTCTGTCATTTACTCTCTGGTTTGTGCGCTGGGGCTGGTTGGGAACTTGTTGGTCTTGTACCTGATGAAGTCTAAACATGTGTGGAAGAAATCATCCATCAACCTCTTTGTCACCAGTTTGGCGGTGACTGACTTCCAGTTCGTGCTGACTCTGCCGTTCTGGGCGGTGGAGAACGCGCTGGACTTCACCTGGCTGTTCGGGAAAGCGATGTGCAAGATCGTCTCCTACGTGACAGCCATGAACATGTACGCCAGCGTCTTTTTCCTGACGGCTATGAGCGTGGCGCGGTACTGGTCGCTCGCCTCCGCGCTGAAGGGCCGGCGGCGCCGGACGCACTGCTGCTCCGCGCGCTGCATCACCGTGTTCATCTGGGTCGCCGCCGTCTCCGCCGCTCTGCCGCACGCAGTCTTCTCCACCACTGTGACAGTTTCCAACGAGGACCTGTGCCTCGTTAAATTCCCAGAGAGCAACGGGAGCACGCAGTTTTGGCTGGGACTCTATCACTCTCAGAAAGTGCTGCTGGGCTTCGTGGTGCCTCTGGCCATCATCTCAGCCTGCTACCTGCTCCTCCTGCGCTTCATCACCTCCAAAAACATCAACACCTCCAGCGCCAAGCGACGCGCCAAGGTCACCAAGTCTGTCACCATCGTGGTGCTGTCGTTTTTCCTCTGCTGGCTGCCGAACCAGGCGCTGACAGCCTGGGGCATCCTCATCAAATTCAACATAGTTCATTTCAGTTATGAGTACTACACCATGCAGGTGTACGTGTTCCCCGTGTCCGTGTGCCTGGCGCACTCCAACAGCTGTTTGAACCCCATCCTGTACTGCCTGATGAGGCGAGAGTTCAGAAAGGCGCTGAAGAAACTCTTCTGGCGGATGGCTTCGCCGACCCTGACCACCATAAGGCCCATCACGGCCAGCACGAAGCCGGAGTTGGACGAGCAAGGGCAGGTCCTGGTCCCCATCAGCGCGCCCGAGGAGCCCGCTGTGGTGTTCTATCCGCCGGGGGCAGCGATTTACAACGACAGGAGAGACCTGCCGCAAAACAGCGCTTAG
- the gng10 gene encoding guanine nucleotide-binding protein G(I)/G(S)/G(O) subunit gamma-10 gives MTSNSNLSNMRRLVEQLKLEASVERIKVSQAAAELQQYCLQNAGKDALLVGVPTGSNPFREPRSCAVV, from the exons ATGACTTCTAACTCTAATTTATCCAACATGAGGCGGCTGGTGGAACAACTGAAGCTTGAGGCCAGCGTGGAGAGAATTAAG GTGTCCCAGGCGGCTGCAGAACTGCAGCAGTATTGCCTGCAGAATGCAGGAAAAGACGCGCTGTTGGTGGGAGTCCCCACAGGCAGCAACCCCTTCAGAGAGCCACGCTCCTGCGCTGTAGTGTGA
- the nxnl2 gene encoding nucleoredoxin-like protein 2, with protein sequence MVEVFAGRTLLNKDGDFVDPEEALRNKVVGIYFSAGWCPPCRDFTPILCDFYTELVEESEPPAQFEIVFVSSDKSTDDMVEYYHDMHGDWLALPWTDDYKHELKQRYKITAVPKLVIVKENGDVITDKGRKQIRDRGLACFRSWLDAAEIFQNFKG encoded by the exons ATGGTGGAGGTCTTCGCCGGGCGGACACTCCTGAATAAAGACGGGGATTTTGTTGATCCCGAAGAGGCGCTGAGGAACAAAGTGGTCGGGATTTACTTCTCTGCGGGATGGTGTCCTCCGTGTCGCGACTTCACGCCCAttctgtgtgatttttacaCGGAACTGGTGGAAGAGAGCGAACCACCTGCTCAGTTTGAGATAGTTTTTGTCTCTTCTGACAAGTCGACGGACGACATGGTGGAATATTATCACGACATGCACGGAGACTGGCTGGCTCTGCCCTGGACGGACGACTACAAACA TGAGTTAAAGCAGCGCTACAAGATCACAGCGGTGCCCAAACTGGTGATCGTGAAGGAAAACGGTGACGTTATCACAGACAAGGGCAGGAAACAGATCCGGGACCGAGGCCTGGCCTGCTTCAGGTCCTGGCTGGACGCCGCCGAGATCTTTCAGAACTTCAAGGGTTAG
- the btc gene encoding probetacellulin, whose product MATVYRVYVGIVTALALCKYCLAEWNATEESANRTVPHCHRHGNGNNCTHTTDTGRWNGHFSQCPEELTHYCVHGECRYIKEQNAPSCRCQHGYVGSRCEYVDLDWQKGEKRKVIIVCTIAGLVLLITLIVFICFCSHRRCRMCRQRRRRRDEEPRNGTEKLSMMDTSATHTTSTSDSAEPPHTNSV is encoded by the exons ATGGCCACGGTGTACAGAGTCTATGTAGGAATAGTAACAG CTCTGGCCTTATGCAAATACTGTCTGGCAGAGTGGAATGCCACCGAGGAGTCTGCCAATCGAACTGTGCCCCACTGTCATCGCCACGGCAACGGAAACAATTGCACAC ACACGACAGATACAGGACGGTGGAACGGCCACTTCTCGCAGTGTCCTGAGGAACTGACGCACTACTGCGTCCACGGGGAGTGTCGTTACATTAAAGAACAGAATGCACCGTCCTGCAG gtgtcAGCACGGGTACGTCGGTTCCAGGTGTGAATATGTGGATCTGGACTGGCagaaaggagagaagagaaaagtcATAATCGTCTGCACCATAGCAGGACTTGTTCTCCTCATTACCCTCATTGTTTTCATCTGCTTCTGTTCACA TCGTAGGTGCAGAATGTGTCGGCAGAGGCGAAGACGAAGGGACGAGGAACCGAGGAATGGGACGGAGAAGCTGAGCATGATGGACAccagtgccacacacacaacctccacATCAGACTCCGCAGAGCCACCGCATACCAACTCTGTTTGA